One Algibacter sp. L3A6 genomic region harbors:
- a CDS encoding IS110 family transposase, translating into MNKDIKYFGIDISYLVFDVTDSDGNYYQFKNKFSGFKAFRKLLNSESHCVMEATGYYHYQLAYYLFEEGLNVSVENPLSVKRFIQMRLSKVKTDKSDSKLICSYAEQVELKLWKGSSKEVQECLQITRTLSVYTKQRTMIKNKLHGESVLGEPSKAIVRSLKRSLKHLDKEMSSLEELLLVLVKEAHKDLFTRIKTIPGIGKKTSIMLIVLTGGFERFSSAAELCSYAGLTPVIRQSGSSIKGRPRISKMGNQKLRNLLFMCSFTACKYNKACRDIYERLVAKGKSKKLALIAVCNKLLKQAFAIAKSGLIFDKEYKSTLVKN; encoded by the coding sequence ATGAATAAAGATATTAAATATTTTGGTATTGACATTAGTTATTTAGTTTTTGATGTCACAGATTCAGATGGTAATTATTATCAGTTTAAAAACAAGTTTTCAGGCTTTAAAGCCTTTAGAAAACTCTTAAATTCTGAGAGTCATTGCGTGATGGAAGCTACAGGTTACTATCATTATCAATTGGCTTATTATTTGTTTGAAGAAGGTCTAAATGTTTCAGTAGAAAATCCGTTGTCTGTAAAACGATTTATCCAGATGCGACTATCCAAGGTTAAGACCGATAAGAGTGATTCAAAACTTATATGTTCTTATGCTGAGCAAGTAGAGTTAAAACTTTGGAAAGGTAGTTCTAAGGAAGTACAGGAGTGTCTTCAAATTACCAGAACCCTTTCTGTATATACAAAACAGCGAACAATGATAAAGAATAAACTTCATGGTGAATCTGTTTTAGGGGAGCCAAGTAAAGCCATTGTGAGATCTTTAAAGCGTAGTTTAAAACATTTAGATAAAGAGATGTCCAGCTTAGAAGAGTTATTGCTAGTTTTAGTAAAAGAGGCTCATAAAGATTTATTTACTCGAATAAAAACCATACCAGGAATCGGAAAAAAAACATCTATTATGTTAATCGTTTTAACAGGTGGTTTTGAACGCTTTTCGAGTGCAGCAGAATTATGTAGTTACGCAGGATTAACTCCAGTGATTAGGCAAAGTGGAAGTAGTATAAAAGGACGACCACGCATTAGTAAAATGGGCAATCAAAAACTCAGGAATTTATTATTTATGTGCAGTTTTACAGCTTGTAAATACAACAAAGCATGCAGGGATATTTATGAACGATTAGTAGCAAAAGGAAAGAGTAAAAAATTAGCATTAATAGCGGTATGTAATAAGCTACTAAAACAAGCTTTTGCTATTGCAAAATCGGGTTTAATATTTGACAAGGAATATAAAAGTACGCTAGTGAAAAATTAA